In one window of Trichoderma breve strain T069 chromosome 7 map unlocalized scaffold00008, whole genome shotgun sequence DNA:
- a CDS encoding e1-E2 ATPase domain-containing protein — translation MSINATDRLSDAHLSGQSNEPMSRPAHALTFKQVVDELGANTGNGLTEAEANMRLEKYGKNDLGEAEGTQLIKIIIAQIANAMTMVLILAMAVSYGIKSYIEGGVITFVILLNVVVGFFQEYSAEKTMDSLRSLSSPTATVVRDGNSKIVPSDQIVPGDLVDVKTGDTIPADIRLIEAVNFETDEALLTGESLPVRKNEDAIFDDAAGPGDRLNIAYSSSTVTKGRAKGVVFATGASTEIGAIASALQNHDSKIRPVKRKADGSAKPHRYLEAYTLTLTDAIGRFLGVNVGTPLQKKLSKLAILLFGVAVVCAIIVLAANKFDSSQEVIIYAVATGLSMIPASLVVVLTITMAAGTKRMVQRNVIVRNLKSLEALGAVTDICSDKTGTLTQGKMVARGAWMPGKGTYTIENSSSPFDPTAGDIRYDPRKPREINLNQRGDACGIVSTAEELLSQSNTALTDFLHVASLANLATVVQKDGEWHGRGDPTEIAIQVFASRFGWNRLRLVSHDEHNQYSEVAELPFDSDVKRMSVIMKDNRSGKLFAFTKGAVERVIDACTTYYTNDSHDVVPLSEEFQQEILRNMESFAGMGLRVLALASKPYHLKLKKGDEIKRASVECDLVFRGLIGLYDPPRPESGPAVQECHKAGITVHMLTGDHPETAKAIAIEVGILPSRMDMVSLGVARAMVMTAAQFDALSDDQVDQLPVLPLVIARCAPNTKVRMVEALHRRKKFCAMTGDGVNDSPSLRRADIGIAMGQSGSDVAKDASDIVLADDNFASIVAAIEEGRRIFDNIQKFVLHVLAENIAQASTLLVGLAFKDGSGLSVFPLTPVEIVWIIMATSGLPDMGLGFERAVPDILRRPPQSLRTGIFTLEFFIDMVVYGLWIAALCLSSFVLRVYAWGNGELGHGCNDGYNDSCETVFRARATTFACLTWFALFLAWEMVDKRRSFFRMQPDSKRYFTQWIHDIWRNRFFFWAVILGFVTLFPVLYIPVINTKVFKHKGISWEWGIVFIATGLFFAGVEIWKWCKRLFYRRQARKQHEVGQKDMDIEQRIFGAYLGLSFAGDRSSRNDAEIPRPQKQPRQ, via the exons ATGTCTATAAACGCCACTGATCGACTGTCTGATGCCCATCTCTCGGGCCAGAGCAATGAGCCTATGAGCAGGCCTGCCCATGCGCTCACCTTCAAACAAGTCGTCGACGAGCTCGGCGCGAACACCGGTAATGGTCTGACCGAGGCAGAGGCCAACATGCGTCTTGAGAAGTACGGCAAGAATGATCTCGGTGAAGCTGAAGGGACCCAGCTCATCAAGATTATCATCGCACAGATCGCAAATGCTATGACCATG GTGCTGATTCTCGCCATGGCTGTCTCCTATGGAATCAAGTCCTACATTGAGGGTGGCGTCATCACATTTGTCATTCTACTCAACGTCGTAGTAGGTTTCTTCCAGGAATACTCGGCTGAGAAGACGATGGATTCTCTgcgctctctctcgtctccaACCGCAACCGTTGTCCGGGATGGTAATTCCAAGATTGTGCCCTCCGACCAGATTGTTCCTGGCGACCTAGTCGACGTCAAGACCGGCGATACCATTCCCGCTGACATTCG ACTGATCGAAGCAGTCAACTTTGAGACTGACGAAGCCCTCCTGACAGGCGAGTCCCTGCCAGTTCGTAAGAATGAGGATGCCATTTTTGACGATGCCGCTGGCCCTGGTGACCGTCTGAACATTGCCTATAGCTCCTCCACCGTCACAAAGGGCCGTGCTAAGGGAGTGGTCTTCGCAACCGGTGCCTCTACAGAGATTGGTGCCATCGCCTCTGCCCTTCAGAACCATGACAGCAAGATCCGTCCCGTTAAGCGCAAGGCTGATGGTTCCGCCAAGCCTCACAGATACCTTGAGGCCTATACGCTGACCTTGACCGACGCCATTGGACGTTTCCTTGGTGTCAATGTCGGTACACCGCTTCAGAAGAAGCTTTCTAAGCTCGCAATCCTCCTGTTTGGTGTTGCCGTCGTCTGTGCCATCATCGTACTCGCCGCCAACAAGTTCGACTCCAGCCAGGAAGTTATCATCTATGCCGTCGCCACAGGCTTGTCCATGATTCCAGCGAGCTTGGTTGTTGTCTTAACTATCACTATGGCTGCGGGTACGAAGCGAATGGTTCAGCGGAACGTCATTGTTCGAAATCTGAAGTCTCTTGAGGCCTTGGGCGCTGTCACCGACATCTGCTCTGACAAGACCGGCACCCTAACCCAGGGTAAGATGGTTGCTCGAGGTGCATGGATGCCTGGTAAGGGAACCTACACCATTGAGAACTCGTCATCGCCATTTGACCCAACCGCTGGTGATATCCGTTATGACCCACGCAAGCCCCGTGAGATCAACCTCAACCAACGTGGTGACGCCTGCGGCATCGTCTCTACTGCCGAAGAGCTCCTCTCCCAAAGCAATACCGCCCTTACCGACTTCCTGCACGTTGCATCTCTTGCTAATCTCGCGACTGTCGTCCAAAAGGATGGTGAATGGCACGGCCGAGGTGACCCCACTGAGATTGCCATCCAGGTTTTTGCTTCTCGATTTGGCTGGAATCGCCTACGCTTAGTCAGTCATGATGAGCACAACCAGTACAGTGAGGTTGCTGAGCTGCCTTTCGACTCCGATGTGAAGCGTATGTCTGTCATCATGAAGGACAATCGCTCCGGTAAGCTATTCGCCTTCACTAAGGGCGCGGTGGAGCGTGTTATTGACGCGTGCACCACCTACTACACCAACGATTCGCATGATGTTGTTCCTCTGAGTGAGGAATTCCAGCAGGAGATTCTTCGAAATATGGAGAGTTTCGCTGGCATGGGGCTTCGCGTCCTGGCTCTAGCGTCCAAGCCCTACCATCTCAAACTGAAAAAAGGAGACGAGATTAAACGTGCTTCTGTCGAGTGTGACCTTGTTTTCCGGGGCCTGATCGGTCTCTACGACCCTCCCCGCCCTGAGTCTGGCCCTGCCGTGCAAGAATGCCACAAGGCCGGCATAACAGTTCATATGTTGACTGGTGATCACCCTGAAaccgccaaggccattgctATTGAGGTTGGCATCCTGCCCTCACGGATGGATATGGTCTCCCTAGGTGTCGCAAGAGCCATGGTCATGACGGCTGCCCAATTTGATGCCCTCTCGGATGACCAAGTCGACCAACTGCCCGTCCTGCCGCTGGTTATAGCTCGATGCGCGCCAAACACAAAGGTCCGGATGGTCGAGGCCCTTCATCGCCGCAAGAAGTTCTGCGCTATG ACTGGCGATGGTGTCAATGACTCTCCTTCGCTTCGCCGTGCAGATATTGGTATTGCAATGGGCCAGTCTGGCTCTGACGTTGCCAAGGATGCTTCCGATATTGTTCTCGCTGATGACAACTTTGCCTCTATCGTTGCGGCTATTGAAGAAGGTCGCCGCATCTTCGACAACATCCAGAAGTTCGTCCTCCACGTTTTGGCCGAGAATATCGCCCAAGCTAGCACCCTCCTTGTCGGCCTAGCCTTCAAGGATGGTTCAGGTCTCTCAGTCTTTCCACTGACCCCTGTGGAAATTGTGTGGATCATCATGGCTACTTCGGGTTTGCCCGACATGGGGCTGGGCTTCGAGCGCGCGGTGCCAGACATTCTTCGCCGACCTCCCCAATCCCTACGGACCGGCATCTTCACGCTCGAATTCTTCATTGACATGGTTGTTTACGGTCTCTGGATTGCGGCGCTCTGCCTCAGTTCTTTCGTACTCCGTGTCTATGCGTGGGGCAATGGTGAGCTTGGTCATGGCTGTAACGATGGTTACAATGATAGCTGCGAGACGGTTTTCCGCGCGCGTGCAACCACGTTTGCCTGCCTTACCTGgtttgccctctttttggCTTGGGAGATGGTTGATAAACGGCGATCCTTCTTCCGCATGCAGCCCGACTCTAAGAGGTACTTTACGCAGTGGATCCACGATATCTGGCGCAACCGGTTCTTTTTCTGGGCTGTCATACTCGGTTTTGTGACACTCTTTCCTGTGCTCTATATCCCTGTCATTAATACTAAGGTCTTTAAACACAAGGGCATTAGTTGGGAATGGGGCATTGTGTTTATAGCTACTGGACTGTTCTTTGCGGGGGTTGAGATATGGAAGTGGTGCAAACGTCTCTTCTACCGCCGACAGGCGCGCAAGCAGCACGAAGTCGGCCAGAAGGATATGGACATCGAGCAGCGCATTTTTGGTGCGTACTTAGGCTTGTCGTTTGCCGGCGACCGCAGCTCGCGCAATGATGCGGAAATACCCCGTCCGCAGAAGCAGCCACGTCAATGA
- a CDS encoding ring finger domain-containing protein produces the protein MADLLAPSARGAASNATPSADHLTGTSGLAVGLCVAMVLVFIFGFHVMKGRSFRAAAGHALPASHERAVVLTREALNTLPTVRYRMLPPRNFMSDLERQPCGITSITDQLCSICTEPFLDDAELRKLPCSHAFHDNCVDPWLLRRSATCPLCRREVATRLRISNPKLPTQPSRMLSTLRRLEVSPVGPALTNIPSIQSRGLGSSWVARTAVLLRPPPALSSIPEALNEEAAVGGYMAASGWNR, from the exons ATGGCTGATCTCCTAGCTCCATCAGCTCGCGGTGCAGCCTCCAATGCCACGCCATCCGCAGACCATCTCACTGGCACAAGCGGGCTTGCAGTGGGATTATGCGTTGCCATGGTCCTCGTGTTTATCTTTGGGTTCCATGTTATGAAAGGACGGAGTTTTCGAGCCGCGGCTGGACATGCTCTGCCAGCGTCGCACGAGCGTGCAGTCGTTCTGACCCGCGAGGCTTTGAACACGTTGCCCACAGTCAGATATCGCATGCTTCCACCGCGCAACTTCATGTCCGATCTAGAGAGACAGCCCTGCGGCATCACATCAATTACCGATCAGCTCTGTTCCATTTGTACAGAGCCCTTTCTCGATGACGCCGAGCTTCGCAAACTGCCTTGTAGCCACGCGTTCCACGACAATTGCGTGGATCCGTGGCTGCTGAGACGGTCCGCAACTTGTCCCCTCTG CCGTCGCGAGGTGGCCACAAGACTCCGAATAAGCAATCCCAAATTACCCACGCAACCTTCCAGAATGTTGTCGACTCTTAGACGATTGGAG GTTTCTCCAGTGGGACCGGCTCTCACAAATATTCCGAGCATCCAGTCGCGGGGTCTCGGATCATCCTGGGTTGCGAGGACAGCGGTGCTTTTACGCCCTCCCCCAGCACTTTCGTCAATTCCGGAGGCATTGAACGAGGAGGCCGCGGTGGGAGGTTATATGGCCGCAAGCGGTTGGAATCGATAA
- a CDS encoding cation transport protein domain-containing protein, which produces MRLASWRPHVNFVTLRYVYIVIMGVLSLVILYPAGNMKAVDAYFFGASASTESGLNTIDVRDLYMYQQLYIYFIPIFTNLGFINAVVVLVRFLWFRKHLGRVAPRLLNVPRQRSLPGFKDADAEANYHDNTVDEGGRQYGEADDNNVPAAVVSQKLRTITFDPSADTHPKNNETLYIPGPRDRDRGYPIVELDKSKRDSRDDLSISEAPQLGTSSSGGLRRRRIDGPLLSQTRTIDRVTSIASSIFVIGSNPPRRRNSTISSISQQCRVQTKDMLALSHHATLGRNSEFYNLTKEDREKLGGIEYRSLKLLLKIVFSYFFGLHLFGAVCLVVWIQYADPKYKYVLKESGQDMNWWAFYSAQTMVDNLGFTLTPDSMISFRDAQWPMFIMSFLAFAGNTLYPVFLRLTIWTISKLAPKKSSIQEPLSFLLNHPRRCYTLLFPSRPTWILFGIIFILNFVDTLLIIILDLGNQEVASLPLGTRILAAIFQAASSRHTGTSTFNLANVNPAVQFSLLIMMYIAIFPIAICVRASNTYEEKSLGMYEQEGKLNESNGKDYLLTHVRNQFSFDLWFIFLGVFCICIAESARIVDNSIPSFTIWTVFFEVTSAYGNVGLSLGYPTVATSLSGMFGTFSKLVICAVMIRGRHRGLPYALDRAIMLPDEHARPEEAEGYDNGE; this is translated from the exons ATGAGACTTGCATCGTGGCGGCCTCACGTCAACTTTGTGACTCTACGCT ATGTGTATATTGTCATCATGGGGGTTTTGTCACTGGTTATCCTATATCCGGCTGGCAATATGAAAGCAGTAGATGCCTACTTTTTCGGTGCCAGCGCGTCTACCGAATCTGGCCTGAATAC TATTGATGTCAGGGAtttgtacatgtatcaacagctgtatatatatttcatCCCTATTTTCACCAACCTAGGCTTCATCAATGCCGTCGTCGTGCTAGTTCGGTTTCTCTGGTTCCGCAAGCATCTCGGTAGAGTTG CGCCGCGACTACTAAATGTGCCACGACAGCGGTCGCTGCCTGGTTTTAAGGACGCTGATGCAGAGGCCAATTACCACGACAATACAGTGGATGAGGGTGGCAGACAGTATGGAGAAGCAGACGACAACAATGTGCCTGCTGCCGTAGTCTCTCAGAAATTGCGAACCATCACCTTTGACCCGTCGGCAGACACACATCCCAAGAACAATGAGACGCTATATATTCCTGGACCACGCGACCGTGACCGAG GCTATCCAATTGTTGAGTTGGATAAAAGTAAGAGGGATAGCCGAGATG ATTTGTCCATCTCTGAGGCTCCGCAGCTAGGCACTTCTAGTAGTGGTGGTCTCCGTCGTCGACGTATTGACGGACCTCTCCTCAGCCAGACTAGGACAATAGACCGTGTTACCAGCATCGCCTCAtccatcttcgtcattggCTCCAACCCCCCCAGGCGCCGCAATTCAACCATATCGAGCATCTCCCAGCAGTGCCGGGTACAGACAAAGGACATGCTCGCCCTATCGCATCATGCTACGCTGGGTCGCAACTCGGAGTTTTACAACTTGACAAAGGAGGACCGTGAGAAACTAGGCGGTATTGAGTATCGGAGCTTGAAATTATTGCTTAAGATTGTCTTCT CTTACTTCTTTGGCCTTCATCTCTTCGGTGCGGTTTGTCTAGTTGTTTGGATCCAGTACGCTGATCCAAAGTACAAATATGTGCTCAAAGAGTCTGGTCAGGATATGAACTGGTG GGCATTCTATTCGGCGCAAACCATGGTGGATAACTTGGGCTTCACATTGACACCCGACTCGATGATCTCGTTCCGCGATGCGCAATGGCCTATGTTCATCATGAGCTTCCTCGCATTTGCCGGCAATACCCTCTATCCCGTCTTCTTGCGCCTTACTATCTGGACGATATCCAAGCTGGCGCCAAAGAAGTCATCAATCCAGGAGCCGCTGTCCTTTCTGCTCAATCACCCTCGCAGGTGTTACACACTGCTGTTCCCCAGTCGCCCAACTTGGATtctctttggcatcatcttcatcctcaactTTGTTGATACCCTGCTCATTATTATCCTGGACTTGGGCAACCAGGAGGTGGCTTCCCTGCCACTCGGCACGCGTATCCTCGCAGCCATCTTCCAGGCCGCTTCGTCGCGCCATACTGGCACGTCGACCTTTAACCTTGCCAACGTCAACCCAGCCGTGCAGTTCAGCCTGCTGATTATGATGTACATTGCCATCTTTCCGATTGCAATCTGCGTTCGTGCATCAAATACGTATGAGGAGAAATCGCTTGGCATGTATGAACAAGAGGGGAAGCTGAACGAAAGCAATGGCAAGGATTATCTTCTTACGCACGTGCGAAATCAATTCAGTTTTGATCTATGGTTTATATTCCTCGGCGTattttgcatctgcattgcTGAGTCTGCGAGAATTGTCGACAATTCCATCCCG TCATTCACCATTTGGACAGTTTTCTTTGAAGTAACATCTGCTTA TGGTAACGTCGGTCTCAGTTTGGGTTACCCAACCGTCGCGACATCGCTCAGCGGCATGTTCGGCACGTTCAGTAAGCTCGTCATCTGCGCCGTGATGATCCGCGGACGTCATCGCGGTTTGCCATACGCGCTAGACAGGGCAATCATGCTTCCCGACGAACACGCCCGGCCCGAAGAGGCTGAGGGCTACGACAACGGAGAATGA
- a CDS encoding HCO3- transporter family domain-containing protein, protein MASILESDRQFCSPTKSPSEYDRNCDRDADLDLNLEPKKSTVSYSFEGTKGWRRWRVLRPCWGMYHDVRRRLPFYSSDIIDAWTYRTVASTIRMYFVNLLPAIAYTLDIILAAQPLTIVGVTGLISLFNFTIYDIIKIYDVSIYPQFMAWTAIWAAIFHWIVAVFNMCDYMRYVTDFSSEAFGMYVGIIYIIKGVEELVNEFNAEGSEAGYLACVIGILYFGSVYGLEKLGSSTLWRPGFRGFLADYAYVFCTLFWVGFSHLPGNLSDTHMMRVPTTKAFRPTQDRSWLIDFWTLDVKWVFVALPFGFLVMLLFYYDHNVSSITAQSRQYPLKKPGGFHWDFFLLGCTTFVSGILGLPLPNGLVPQAPVHTDSLTVYDTQLKIITTLEEQRVSHFLMGLALIGTMTGPLLVVLHTMPSAVFAGVFFVIGWGSIEDNGILQKFMFLQSEGRFVQRDDPKLLVRKRKILLFISLQFFGVAACVAVSHTLAAIGFPVLIIALIPLRTHLMPRWFTLKELQVLDEFTVNNKVVLASLGGQPVLPEHTRNEDWGLDRRRSESRHGVHRQRAGSLQR, encoded by the exons ATGGCTTCCATACTCGAGTCAGATCGGCAATTTTGCTCCCCGACAAAATCACCTTCTGAATATGACCGCAACTGCGATCGCGATGCGGATCTCGATCTCAATTTGGAACCCAAGAAATCAACAGTTTCCTACTCATTCGAAGGAACTAAGGGGTGGCGGCGCTGGCGAGTGCTACGACCCTGTTGGGGCATGTATCACGACGTTCGCAGGCGATTGCCCTTTTACTCGAGCGACATCATCGATGCCTGGACTTACCGCACTGTTGCCAGCACTATCCGCATGTATTTCGTGAA TCTCTTGCCAGCCATCGCTTACACTCTGGATAT CATCTTGGCCGCGCAACCCCTAACCATTGTTGGCGTGACCGGTTTGATTTCGCTATTCAACTTCACTATCTATGATATTATTAAAATCTACGACGTCAGTATTTATCCGCAATTTATGGCTTGGACGGCCATATGGGCTGCCATTTTTCACTGGATCGTCGCCGTGTTCAATATGTGCGACTACATGCGCTACGTGACGGATTTCTCTAGTGAGGCCTTCGGCATGTATGTCGGCATTATCTACATTA TCAAGGGAGTCGAGGAACTGGTGAATGAGTTCAACGCTGAGGGAAGCGAAGCTGGCTATCTGGCCTGCGTCATTGGCATACTGTATTTCGGCTCCGTCTACgggctggagaagcttggTTCAAGCACCCTCTGGCGCCCTGGCTTCCGAGGCTTCCTAGCCGACTACGCCTACGTG TTCTGTACGCTCTTCTGGGTCGGCTTCTCTCACCTCCCAGGAAACCTCAGCGACACACATATGATGCGCGTTCCTACTACCAAAGCCTTCCGTCCTACACAAGATCGGTCTTGGCTCATCGACTTCTGGACGCTCGATGTGAAATGGGTTTTTGTCGCCTTACCGTTTGGATTCCTAGTGATGCTGCTCTTCTACTATGATCAC AACGTCAGCAGCATCACTGCGCAATCAAGACAATACCCTTTGAAGAAGCCTGGTGGTTTCCACTGGgatttcttccttctcggcTGCACCACATTTGTCAGTggcatccttggcctcccGCTGCCAAACGGTCTCGTCCCCCAG GCACCTGTTCATACCGACTCTCTTACAGTTTATGACACGCAGTTGAAAATCATCACGACCTTGGAAG AGCAGCGCGTGTCACACTTTTTGATGGGCTTGGCGCTCATTGGCACCATGACCGGCCCTCTTCTTGTGGTGCTGCACACGATGCCATCGGCGGTCTTTGCTGGGGTTTTCTTCGTTATTGGA TGGGGATCCATCGAAGACAACGGTATCCTACAAAAATTCATGTTCCTACAGTCGGAAGGCCGCTTCGTGCAGAGGGATGACCCAAAACTGCTAGTTCGCAAGCGCAAGATCTTGCTCTTTATCAGTCTGCAGTTCTTTGGCGTGGCAGCCTGTGTCGCAGTCTCACATACATTGGCCGCAATCGGGTTCCCAGTTCTCATCATTGCTCTTATCCCTTTGCGCACTCACCTAATGCCGCGTTGGTTCACCCTGAAAGAGCTTCAAGTTCTGGACGAGTTCACTGTGAATAACAAGGTGGTCTTGGCAAGCCTTGGCGGGCAGCCCGTGTTGCCGGAACACACCAGGAACGAGGATTGGGGCCTCGATCGGAGGCGGAGCGAGTCTCGGCACGGAGTCCACCGGCAACGGGCTGGCAGCCTGCAACGTTAA
- a CDS encoding phosphotransferase enzyme family domain-containing protein has translation MLRALIHSAYTLLTLSVLYLLEIWGRLLHSFYTADICAPNTPEFNIPKIKNSGKGTFNTQNFPDATEDQVNEAKRTFIESLDLHAICDLASRYNNGKSCRVVSKKNGSFNVCFFVEFDHDGSKWTVRIPIEAAQNSAWEKLESEVATIRYLERNTKIPVPHVRAYGRDAKLSGAGLGTQMYLITDFIPGEPLDKKLLIKTEEKHRLNFYSQLIDILAELRKLEFPLIGSLIPTSEGSQGPVLGPVISMTATTLQLPPTTVFTSARQYMKYQFSLVSALFLPPVADHTINEVKKEVFALHGIMPLFDQFIDPDLDYGPFVLSHLDLRSCNIIVDKSLQIQGIIDWEFTSTIPLQLFTPPSWITGHDLVETNKQMHVEFYGILLEKSKTSDLCEQLRREWYDKVDAVKSEICQTDVAFYFAHILRRPTDTTDIYCDFFAQKDSDKHLDDIISDFFSKHLTLASEVQHRAKQCERYTLYLKEHGLYETEEDRLLAQSKALKDKWGWS, from the exons ATGCTGCGCGCTCTTATCCACTCAGCGTACACATTGTTAACCCTCTCAGTGCTCTACCTGTTAGAGATATGGGGtcggcttcttcattctttttaTACCGCAGACATCTGTGCGCCAAATACGCCCGAGTTCAACATTCCAAAGATCAAAAATTCAGGGAAAGGAACCTTTAACACTCAAAACTTTCCAGACGCTACCGAAGACCAAGTCAACGAAGCAAAACGAACGTTTATCGAGTCACTCGACTTACATGCGATCTGCGATCTAGCATCTCGATATAATAATGGCAAAAGCTGCAGGGTTGTGAGCAAGAAAAATGGTAGCTTCAatgtttgcttctttgtcGAGTTCGATCATGACGGGTCCAAGTGGACTGTTAGGATCCCAATCGAAGCTGCTCAGAACAGTGCGTGGGAGAAACTAGAGAGTGAAGTAGCTACTATACG ATACCTCGAGCGCAACACCAAGATCCCCGTTCCCCATGTTCGTGCTTATGGGCGTGATGCCAAGTTATCCGGAGCTGGCTTGGGAACACAGATGTATCTCATCACGGATTTTATTCCTGGCGAACCTTTAGACAAGAAGCTTTTAATAAAAACCGAAGAGAAGCATCGACTGAATTTCTACTCCCAGCTCATCGACATCTTGGCTGAGCTCAGAAAACTCGAATTCCCCTTAATAGGGTCCCTTATTCCAACATCCGAAGGCAGCCAGGGCCCTGTTCTAGGACCTGTTATCTCTATGACTGCTACAACGCTTCAGCTCCCGCCAACAACAGTATTCACCTCCGCCAGGCAGTACATGAAATACCAATTCAGTCTTGTATCAGCCCTTTTTTTACCGCCAGTGGCCGATCATACGATCAATGAGGTCAAAAAGGAGGTCTTCGCGCTACACGGCATAATGCCCCTTTTTGATCAATTCATTGATCCGGACCTTGACTATGGGCCTTTTGTGCTGAGCCACTTGGACTTACGGAGTTGTAACATCATTGTAGACAAAAGTCTCCAGATTCAGGGCATCATTGATTGGGAGTTTACGAGTACTATTCCACTACAACTTTTCACTCCACCATCGTGGATAACTGGACACGATCTGGTCGAGACAAATAAGCAGATGCACGTTGAGTTCTACGGCATTCTCcttgagaagagcaagacgAGCGACCTCTGTGAACAGCTCAGAAGGGAATGGTATGATAAAGTGGACGCTGTCAAGTCTGAAATCTGCCAAACGGACGTAGCGTTTTATTTTGCTCATATACTACGCCGTCCTACCGACACCACTGACATCTATTGCGATTTCTTTGCTCAGAAGGACTCTGACAAGCATCTGGACGATATAATATCTGATTTCTTTAGCAAACACCTAACGCTTGCGTCAGAGGTACAACATCGGGCGAAACAGTGTGAGCGCTATACCCTATACTTGAAGGAGCATGGGCTGTATGAGACTGAGGAGGACAGGTTGCTTGCCCAGTCCAAAGCTTTGAAAGACAAATGGGGCTGGTCATAG